ATCAGTTACGGTGCGTAGCCCGGGCCTCCTCGTCGGCCGCCCCACCTGCGCCGACGAGCCCCTGCCGCATCCCCGCCAACCGGGGCGCGAACCGCTTCATCTCCCGCTGTCCGACCGACCCGATGATGCTCGGCAGGTACCCGCGCACGCCCTGCATCCCGCGCAGCCACCACTGCCCGTAGACATGGCCGGCGCGCCGCTCGATGCCGGCCACGAGACGGTCCACGGCCGGGCCCAGCGGATAGGTCTTGTTGGACGGCCACGGCAGCCGCTGCCGCAGCTCCCGCATGACCTCGTCCTGGTCCGCGCCGCGCACCATGTCCGTGTCGGTCCAGGACAGATAGCCGACGCCGACCCGCACGCCCTTGTAGCCGACCTCGGCCCGCAGACTGTGCGCGTACGCCTCCACACCGGACTTGGAGGCGCAGTACGCCGTCATCATCGGCGCCGGGGTGATCGCGGCGAGGGAGGCGATCTGCAGCAGATAGCCGCGGCTCTCCATCAGAACGGGCAGGAAGGCGCGGGCGGTCACGGCGGACCCGATGAGGTTCACCTCGATGACCCGCCGCCACGCCTCCGGGTCGGAGTCCACGAAGGGCCCGCCGGTCGCCACGCCCGCGTTGGCGACCACGATGTCGACCTTCCCGAAGCGCTCCTTGACCTCGCGCGCGACCCGGGCCATCGCCTCGTGGTCGGTGACGTCGGCGTACCAGTGGTCGCTCTCGCTGTGCAGCCGTTCGGAGACCTGCTTGAGGGCGTCCGGCTCCAGCCCCACCAGTGCCACCTTGGCGCCGCGCGCCGACAGCTTGCGGGCGAGCAGCTCGCCCACACCGCGCGCGGCGCCCGTGACGACGGCGACCTGTCCTTCGAGGCTGACCCTGCTCATGCACCCTCCTTGATCGTTGCGTACGTCGTCACGAGGTCCCGGATCCGGTCGGTGACCAGTTCCGGCGCCTCGACCGGCGTCATGTGGCCGAGTCCCGGCAGCTCGGTGGAGTCCACGCAGTTCGGCAGCGCGGCCACCAGGGCCCGTGCGTGTACGGGCGGGGTGAGCCGGTCGGCGGTCCCGACGACGACGGCCGTCGGCACCCTCAACTCCCTTACGCCGTGGTCGAGATCGAGCAGGTTCAGCACGTTCGACCAGGCGTGGCGCACCTTGCGCGGACACGCGTGCACGATCCGCGCGCAGGCCTCCACCATGTGCGGTGCCGAACCCGGGCCCATCGTCCCGTACTTGAGGATGCGCCGCGCGAGAGGCGTGACCGGCCCGAGCGGGGCCCGCGCCCCCAGGATGTGCCGGGTCAGCCAGGTCCGCAGCCGGCCGGGCCGCATGGGGACGACGGTCGACTCGGCGACCAGCCGCGAGGAGCCGGTGCTGCATAGCAGGACGGCCGCGGCGTGCTCCCGGAAGACGGGCCGGGCCGCGGCCGCCAGCACGGTCATGCCGCCCATGGAGTGACCGGCGATCACGGCCTTCTCGCCGGACGCGAGGGTCGCCTTCAGCACGGCTTCGAGGTCGTCGGCGAGGGCGTCGGGGGTGCAGGCGGGGCTCGCGGGGCTGCGTCCGTGGCCGCGCTGGTCGTAGGCGATGACGCGGTGGTCGGCGGCGAGGTCCCGGATCTGCGCGGCCCAGAAGGCGGTGGAGCAGGTCCAGCCGTGGGCGAGGACCACGGCGGGCGCGTCCTCGGGTCCGTGCACCTCGACGTGGAGGGCGGCGCCGTCGGCGGAGGTGACGGTGAGCACGCGGACGGGCTCGGGTGGGGCGTACGGCCCGGAGGAGACGTGCATGAGGCGGCTCACGCGGACACCTCCTTCTTCGCCGTGTCCTTGGCCGCCGGCGCGCGCACGAGTTCGTACTCCGCGAGGTCCACCCGCCGCGTCGCACGCCGGAACTCGGTCGTCGTACCCGGCCAGATGGTGGTGTTGCGGCCGTTGGCGTCCATGTACCAGCTGGTGCAGCCGCCGGTGTCCCAGACCGTGCGCTTCATGCGCTCCTGCACCCGCCGGGTCCAGGCGTCGACGGCGCTCGGCCGGGCGTCGAGGGCCGCGCGGCCGCCCAGGACGTCCAGCTGCCGCAGGAAGTCGACCATGTAGGTGAGCTGCGACTCGATCATGAGGATCATCGACGAGTTGCCGAGCCCGGTGTTGGGCCCGATGACGGTCATCCAGTTGGGGAAGCCCGGCACGGACGCCCCGCGCAGCGCCTCCATACCGCCCTTCCAGGTCTCGGCGAGCGTCCGGCCGTCCGCCCCCACGACCCGCTCCGCGATCGGCATGTCGGTGACGTGGAAACCGGTGCCGAAGATGATCGCGTCGACCTCGGCCTCGGTGCCGTCGGCGGCCACGACGGTGGACCCGCGGACCTCGCTCAGCCCGCCGGCGACGACGTCCACGTTGGGCTCGGCGAGCGCCGGGTAGTAGGCGCTGCTCAGCAGGATGCGCTTGCAGCCGATGCGGTAGTCGGGGGTCAGCTTGGCGCGCAGGGCAGGGTCCTTGATGGCCCGGGCCATGTTCCGCTTGGCCAACTGCTCGACGAAACCCAGCTCGTTGGGGTGCTTGGTGAACGCCTGGACCTGCAGCTCCCTGATGCCCCA
The sequence above is drawn from the Streptomyces sp. SLBN-31 genome and encodes:
- a CDS encoding SDR family oxidoreductase, which translates into the protein MSRVSLEGQVAVVTGAARGVGELLARKLSARGAKVALVGLEPDALKQVSERLHSESDHWYADVTDHEAMARVAREVKERFGKVDIVVANAGVATGGPFVDSDPEAWRRVIEVNLIGSAVTARAFLPVLMESRGYLLQIASLAAITPAPMMTAYCASKSGVEAYAHSLRAEVGYKGVRVGVGYLSWTDTDMVRGADQDEVMRELRQRLPWPSNKTYPLGPAVDRLVAGIERRAGHVYGQWWLRGMQGVRGYLPSIIGSVGQREMKRFAPRLAGMRQGLVGAGGAADEEARATHRN
- a CDS encoding alpha/beta fold hydrolase — encoded protein: MSRLMHVSSGPYAPPEPVRVLTVTSADGAALHVEVHGPEDAPAVVLAHGWTCSTAFWAAQIRDLAADHRVIAYDQRGHGRSPASPACTPDALADDLEAVLKATLASGEKAVIAGHSMGGMTVLAAAARPVFREHAAAVLLCSTGSSRLVAESTVVPMRPGRLRTWLTRHILGARAPLGPVTPLARRILKYGTMGPGSAPHMVEACARIVHACPRKVRHAWSNVLNLLDLDHGVRELRVPTAVVVGTADRLTPPVHARALVAALPNCVDSTELPGLGHMTPVEAPELVTDRIRDLVTTYATIKEGA
- a CDS encoding NAD(P)/FAD-dependent oxidoreductase → MAEREHVRVAVIGSGFGGLGAAVRLRREGVTDFVVLERASGVGGTWRDNSYPGCACDVPSHLYSFSFAPNPDWPRTFSGQEHIHAYLEHVTDLFGLRPHIRFDSEVKRMTWDGEQLRWDIETAGGSLSADFVVSATGPLSDPKIPEIPGLDSFPGKVFHSARWDHDYDLRGKRVAMVGTGASAIQIVPSIQPEVSRLTLFQRTPPWVMPRVDRAISGAERALHRALPFTAQARRGLLWGIRELQVQAFTKHPNELGFVEQLAKRNMARAIKDPALRAKLTPDYRIGCKRILLSSAYYPALAEPNVDVVAGGLSEVRGSTVVAADGTEAEVDAIIFGTGFHVTDMPIAERVVGADGRTLAETWKGGMEALRGASVPGFPNWMTVIGPNTGLGNSSMILMIESQLTYMVDFLRQLDVLGGRAALDARPSAVDAWTRRVQERMKRTVWDTGGCTSWYMDANGRNTTIWPGTTTEFRRATRRVDLAEYELVRAPAAKDTAKKEVSA